A single region of the Cricetulus griseus strain 17A/GY unplaced genomic scaffold, alternate assembly CriGri-PICRH-1.0 unplaced_scaffold_1, whole genome shotgun sequence genome encodes:
- the LOC107977629 gene encoding zinc finger protein 431-like isoform X2, which yields MHIDFTCEEWTLLDTSQKNLYKDVMLETYKNLNDIGYIWEDHTIEEHGASSKRHERHETNQIGEKSSVYTEYVKAFAYNSNLQSHKKTYTGEKHYECIHCCKVLDTHSNFQKHKRTHTGEKTYESIQCGKVFAKHIQIEGCKRTHTGEKPHECMQCDKGFADPSSLHVHKRTHTGEKPYECNQCGKAFTYHSCLLRHKITHTGEKPYECNHCGKGFADPSTLHVHKRTHTGEKPYECNQCGKAFAQHIHLQRHKITDTGEKPYECSQCGKTFTQHSHIQRHKITHTGEKPYECNQCGKAFMFHNHLQRHKRTHTGEKPYECNQCGKAFAQHSHLQRHKRIHTGEKPYECTQCGKAFMCHSHLQSHKITHTGEKPYECNQCGKAFADLSSLRVHKRTHSGEKPYECNQCGKAFAQHSHLQRHKRRHTGEKPYECNYCGKGFADSSGLHVHKRTHTGEKPYECTQCGKAFMCHSHLKCHKRTHSGEKPYECNWCGKAFAQPSHLQRHKIIHTGEKPYEYNQCGKAFAQQSSSNA from the exons ATGCATATTGACTTCACTTGTGAAGAGTGGACtttgctggatacttctcagaagaatctctacaaagatgtgatgctggagacctacaagaacctcaatgatatag GTTACATTTGGGAAGACCATACTATTGAAGAACATGGTGCAAGTTCTAAAAGAcatgaaag GCATGAAACCAACCAAATTGGAGAGAAGTCTTCTGTATATACAGAATATGTTAAAGCCTTTGCATATAACAGTAATCTTCAAAGCCATAAAAAAACATACACTGGAGAGAAACACTATGAATGTATTCACTGTTGTAAAGTCTTAGATACACACAgtaattttcaaaaacataaaagaacacatactggggagaaaACCTATGAAAGTATTCAATGTGGTAAAGTCTTTGCTAAGCACATTCAAATTGAAGGCtgtaaaagaacacatactggagagaaaccccaTGAATGTATGCAATGTGATAAAGGCTTTGCTGATCCTAGTTCTCTTCatgtgcataaaagaacacatactggagagaaaccctatgaatgtaatcagtgtggtaaagcctttacaTATCACAGCTGTCTTCTAAGGCACAAAATaacacatactggggagaaaccatATGAATGCAATCATTGTGGTAAAGGCTTTGCTGATCCAAGCACCCTTCatgtacataaaagaacacatactggagagaaaccctatgaatgtaatcagtgtggtaaagcctttgctcagcacattcatcttcaaagacataaaataacagatactggagagaaaccctatgaatgtagcCAATGTGGGAAAACCTTTACTCAGCACAGTCATattcaaagacataaaataacacatactggagagaaaccctatgaatgtaatcagtgtggtaaagccttcaTGTTTCACAATCACcttcaaagacataaaagaacacatactggagagaaaccctatgaatgtaatcagtgtggtaaagcttttgcacagcacagtcatcttcaaagacataaaagaatacatactggagagaaaccctatgaatgtactcagtgtggtaaagctttcATGtgtcacagtcatcttcaaagccataaaataacacatacaggagagaaaccctatgaatgtaatcagtgtggtaaagcctttgctgaTCTCAGTTCCCTTCGtgtgcataaaagaacacatagtggagagaaaccctatgaatgtaatcagtgtggtaaagcttttgcacagcacagtcatcttcaaagacacaaaagaagacatactggggagaaaccatATGAATGCAATTACTGTGGTAAAGGCTTTGCTGATTCCAGTGGCCTTCatgtgcataaaagaacacatactggagagaaaccctatgaatgtactcagtgtggtaaagccttcaTGTGTCACAGTCATCTTAAAtgccataaaagaacacatagtggagagaaaccttatgaatgtaattggtgtggtaaagcatttgcacAGCCTAGtcatcttcaaagacataaaataattcatactggagagaaaccctatgaatataatcagtgtggtaaagcatttgctcagcagtcatcttcaaatgcatGA